In one Pyramidobacter piscolens W5455 genomic region, the following are encoded:
- a CDS encoding papain-like cysteine protease family protein encodes MAAHAEKEKLPLPPLWELTRHEAAIVATRWNADPIIHVPEGYNLESDASAFFKAADCPNSPYFPALDFYHMYSQGSRTILPCFRTYQQTRDYSCASAVALMVMYHFGYHDWRELEIADKMAAFHGLPTESRRPIPVKDLVHFFEAIGWDVASNLPFAAKAPQDAAPYNPWRCAEAKSFPTLDSFARFCRRTLRDGAPIMVENIDWGAHWRVIIGYDDMGTGNPAHGVLILADPHDTADHCQDGYVVEHIDKFYSTWYDIFVMERDECTQPWVVARPPRKEGDLWPCTVKKNR; translated from the coding sequence ATGGCAGCACATGCAGAAAAAGAGAAACTGCCGCTCCCGCCGCTGTGGGAACTGACCCGGCACGAGGCAGCCATTGTCGCGACGCGGTGGAACGCCGATCCGATCATTCACGTGCCCGAAGGCTACAACCTCGAATCGGACGCGTCGGCCTTTTTCAAAGCGGCCGACTGCCCCAACTCGCCTTATTTTCCCGCGCTGGACTTTTATCACATGTACAGCCAAGGCTCGCGCACGATCCTGCCCTGTTTCCGCACCTACCAGCAGACGCGCGATTACAGCTGCGCCTCGGCCGTGGCGCTGATGGTCATGTACCACTTCGGCTATCACGACTGGCGGGAGCTGGAGATCGCCGACAAGATGGCGGCCTTTCACGGCCTGCCGACGGAGTCGCGCCGCCCGATCCCGGTCAAGGATCTGGTCCATTTCTTCGAGGCGATCGGCTGGGACGTGGCATCGAATCTGCCTTTCGCCGCCAAAGCGCCGCAGGACGCCGCGCCCTACAATCCGTGGCGTTGCGCCGAGGCCAAAAGCTTCCCGACGCTGGACAGCTTCGCGCGTTTTTGCCGCCGAACGTTGCGCGACGGCGCTCCGATCATGGTCGAGAACATCGACTGGGGCGCGCACTGGCGGGTGATCATCGGCTACGACGACATGGGCACGGGCAACCCCGCCCACGGCGTGCTGATCCTCGCCGATCCGCACGACACCGCCGACCACTGCCAGGACGGCTACGTCGTGGAACACATCGACAAGTTTTACAGCACCTGGTACGACATTTTCGTCATGGAACGGGACGAATGCACCCAGCCCTGGGTCGTCGCCCGTCCGCCCCGAAAGGAAGGAGACTTGTGGCCATGCACCGTGAAAAAGAACCGCTGA
- a CDS encoding NAD(P)/FAD-dependent oxidoreductase yields MKTDYDVVVVGGGVVGCAVARGLAQYRIGACLVERELDVSLGTSCRNSGVLHSGINYKPGTLRAELAVRGNAMMDDLCRDLKVKIRRIGKLTVALDRDDLPGIERLHAQGQANGVPGLEIIGPARMRQIQPDVQGIAALWSPTSAIISPYGLTIALAENAKANGVDIRLDWPVANVNVLPQGRGFEVRNDRGDMLTCRVLVNAAGLFAAKICEMVGIGDYRIYPCRGEYYVLDKRLGGSLRTLIYPTPNPKNPGLGIHLTPTVDGNILIGPSADYQDSLRWTGNEAPVMASLRDEGLKLLPDIHVSDYIRTFAGLRAKRTPPEVGGNADFVIEDRPDVKGFINVLGIESPGLTSSPAIAEMVLGFVGNHLELRRTPDFNGARPGNALSFSERSPEERADMIAADPDYGEMICRCEGVSKREVLDALDNPLGARAFVSLKYRSRVSMGRCQGGFCFPRIVRLLREEFDWEWEDFVDHSAASAMFSGCALGGGEDR; encoded by the coding sequence TTGAAGACAGACTATGACGTGGTCGTCGTCGGAGGCGGCGTGGTGGGGTGCGCCGTGGCACGGGGGCTGGCGCAGTATCGCATCGGCGCCTGTCTCGTCGAACGCGAGCTTGACGTGTCGCTAGGCACAAGCTGCCGCAATAGCGGCGTGCTCCACTCGGGCATCAACTACAAGCCGGGCACGCTCCGCGCTGAACTGGCCGTGCGCGGCAACGCCATGATGGACGATCTGTGCCGCGACTTGAAGGTGAAAATCCGGCGCATCGGCAAGCTGACAGTCGCCCTTGACAGAGACGATCTGCCCGGCATCGAACGTCTTCACGCTCAGGGGCAGGCCAACGGCGTGCCGGGCCTGGAGATCATCGGTCCGGCGCGCATGCGTCAGATCCAGCCCGACGTACAGGGGATCGCGGCGCTGTGGTCGCCGACCAGCGCGATCATCTCGCCTTACGGCCTGACGATCGCCCTCGCCGAAAACGCCAAGGCCAACGGCGTCGACATCCGTCTCGATTGGCCGGTGGCGAACGTGAACGTGCTGCCGCAGGGGCGCGGCTTTGAAGTGAGAAACGATCGCGGCGACATGCTCACCTGCCGAGTGCTGGTGAATGCGGCGGGACTTTTTGCGGCGAAAATCTGCGAGATGGTGGGCATCGGGGATTATCGCATTTATCCCTGCCGCGGCGAGTACTATGTGCTCGACAAGCGCCTCGGCGGTTCGTTGCGCACGCTGATCTACCCCACGCCGAATCCGAAAAACCCCGGCCTAGGCATTCACCTGACGCCGACGGTGGACGGCAATATCCTTATCGGGCCGAGCGCCGATTATCAGGATTCGCTTCGCTGGACCGGAAACGAAGCGCCGGTCATGGCGTCGCTGCGTGACGAAGGGCTCAAGCTGTTGCCCGACATCCACGTGTCCGATTATATCCGTACGTTCGCCGGCCTGCGCGCCAAGCGGACGCCGCCGGAAGTCGGCGGCAACGCCGATTTCGTGATCGAGGACCGCCCTGACGTGAAAGGCTTCATCAACGTGCTCGGCATCGAGAGCCCGGGGCTGACCAGTTCTCCTGCGATCGCGGAGATGGTGCTCGGTTTTGTGGGAAATCATCTGGAACTGCGGCGCACCCCGGATTTCAACGGCGCACGTCCTGGCAACGCTCTGTCGTTCAGCGAGCGCAGTCCCGAGGAACGCGCCGACATGATCGCTGCGGATCCGGATTACGGCGAAATGATCTGTCGCTGCGAGGGCGTCAGCAAACGCGAAGTGCTGGACGCGCTCGACAATCCGCTGGGCGCGCGAGCCTTCGTCAGCCTCAAGTACCGTTCCCGCGTCTCCATGGGGCGATGCCAGGGCGGCTTCTGTTTTCCCCGTATCGTCCGCCTGCTGCGCGAGGAGTTCGATTGGGAGTGGGAGGACTTTGTGGATCACAGCGCTGCGTCCGCCATGTTTTCAGGCTGTGCGCTCGGCGGGGGTGAAGACCGGTGA
- a CDS encoding FeoA family protein — translation MNETTLAELAPGESGRIVKIEGRGILAQRLVDMGLYPGVAAKVVRRAPLGDPIEVDAEGALVNLRREEARFVKVKKL, via the coding sequence ATGAACGAAACGACGTTGGCGGAACTGGCTCCGGGAGAATCGGGGCGAATCGTGAAGATCGAGGGCAGAGGGATCCTCGCCCAGAGGCTGGTGGACATGGGGCTGTATCCCGGCGTCGCCGCGAAGGTCGTCCGCCGCGCGCCCCTCGGCGACCCGATCGAGGTGGACGCCGAAGGCGCGCTGGTCAATCTGCGCCGCGAAGAAGCGCGTTTCGTGAAAGTGAAAAAACTCTGA
- the feoB gene encoding ferrous iron transport protein B has translation MAKKIIALAGQPNCGKSTVFNSLTGAKQFVANYPGVTVDKMMGWYKRNGEDVEVIDLPGTYSLTSYSPEERVTRDVLLHEPLSAVVNVMDAANLKRSLYLTLQLLEMEIPLILDLNMMDVAEKLGVSIDVQGLSEELGAPAVTTAITQGRGREELLQAVADMSRSNGRTSLAASELYPDLKDALNDLASLLAHEKKLKGDFPVSWIAVKLMEGDPAVAALVRAQAEENEAVLARAEEWRAQFEREKGVGADVYVSGQRSRKAASIARRFATKKASAKAPISERIDRAVCNKFFGPVFLLFVVYGFYYLSFVQGYNLTHYTWPVLAGVRSFAERILPQPGLIELPMLREFVLWIVDNLNALFNYIPIFFILFALIAVLEDSGYMPRIAFVLDRILSRFGLHGQSTLPMILGGVVLGGCAVPAVMATKGIPDEKSKLATILTLPMLNCQAKLPLYFLLIGIYFNETVRLPLLGDINQQSIVIVFIQTISLLFVLPIAKILSMTVLKHKETAPFIMEMPPYHIPTLRGVLGRAVERIWLYVRKITTVVAAVAVVLFVLLRFPGLSPERRAHYEAEKDRAVKAFLDAAKDKKFGRSLKSEDDVLRLILYQQGYKELLKSGASAEKKKAYGLRNPDFFEIVQNRKDPGAKALEKELKKLIVFRTNALTAIRKERIDNSLLGKTGRALEPVSRYAGFNWRVNVAVLSTLAAKENSVSTLGALYIKESGDDGPKNADTLEQRMKRQEEKLTPLHAMALMLFMVLCPPCLPTIMAIRVQTGSTKWMLFAFFVPLVLGLLAAVLVFSGGSALGLTGFQAMWIFYLIPLTLTILLGLIKTKRTY, from the coding sequence ATGGCAAAGAAGATCATCGCCCTCGCGGGACAGCCGAACTGCGGCAAATCGACCGTCTTCAACAGCCTGACGGGAGCGAAACAGTTCGTGGCCAATTATCCCGGCGTCACCGTCGACAAGATGATGGGCTGGTATAAACGAAACGGCGAAGACGTGGAAGTCATCGACCTTCCCGGCACGTACAGCCTGACCTCCTATTCCCCCGAAGAGCGCGTCACGCGCGACGTGCTCCTCCACGAGCCGCTTTCCGCCGTCGTGAACGTGATGGACGCCGCCAATCTGAAGCGCAGCCTGTATCTCACGCTTCAGCTCCTGGAAATGGAGATTCCTCTTATCCTTGACCTGAACATGATGGACGTGGCCGAAAAGCTCGGCGTTTCCATCGACGTTCAGGGACTTTCCGAAGAGCTCGGCGCGCCGGCCGTGACGACGGCCATCACGCAGGGACGCGGGCGCGAAGAACTGCTGCAGGCCGTCGCCGACATGTCGCGGTCGAACGGCCGCACGAGCCTCGCCGCTTCCGAGCTCTATCCCGACCTGAAAGACGCCCTGAACGATCTTGCATCCTTGCTGGCCCACGAGAAAAAACTGAAAGGCGATTTCCCCGTCTCGTGGATCGCCGTCAAGCTGATGGAAGGCGACCCCGCCGTCGCCGCGCTGGTGCGCGCCCAAGCCGAAGAGAACGAAGCCGTGCTCGCACGGGCGGAAGAATGGCGCGCGCAGTTCGAACGGGAAAAGGGCGTCGGAGCCGACGTCTACGTCTCCGGCCAGCGCAGCCGCAAAGCCGCTTCCATCGCCAGACGCTTCGCTACCAAGAAGGCGTCCGCCAAGGCGCCCATTTCCGAGCGCATCGACCGGGCCGTCTGCAACAAGTTTTTCGGCCCCGTGTTCCTTCTCTTCGTCGTCTACGGGTTCTACTATCTTTCCTTCGTCCAGGGCTACAATCTCACCCATTACACGTGGCCCGTCCTCGCCGGCGTCCGCAGCTTTGCGGAAAGAATCCTTCCGCAGCCCGGGCTCATCGAGCTGCCCATGCTGCGGGAGTTCGTGCTCTGGATCGTGGACAATCTCAACGCGCTTTTCAACTATATCCCGATCTTCTTCATCCTCTTCGCGCTCATCGCCGTGCTGGAAGACAGCGGCTACATGCCGCGCATCGCGTTCGTCCTGGACCGCATCCTGAGCCGTTTCGGGCTGCACGGGCAGTCAACGCTGCCGATGATCCTCGGCGGCGTGGTCCTGGGCGGCTGCGCCGTTCCGGCGGTCATGGCCACCAAGGGAATCCCCGACGAGAAGTCGAAGCTGGCGACAATCCTGACGCTCCCCATGCTCAACTGCCAGGCGAAACTGCCGCTGTATTTCCTGCTCATCGGCATCTACTTCAACGAGACGGTGCGCCTGCCGCTATTGGGAGACATCAACCAGCAGAGCATCGTGATCGTTTTCATCCAGACGATCAGTCTGCTCTTCGTGCTGCCCATCGCCAAGATCCTTTCGATGACGGTGCTGAAGCACAAGGAAACGGCGCCGTTCATCATGGAGATGCCGCCCTATCACATCCCCACGCTTCGCGGCGTTTTAGGGCGGGCGGTCGAGCGGATCTGGCTGTACGTCCGCAAGATCACCACCGTCGTCGCTGCGGTCGCCGTGGTCCTCTTCGTCCTGCTGCGTTTCCCCGGGCTGTCCCCGGAGCGCCGCGCCCATTACGAGGCGGAGAAAGATCGCGCCGTCAAAGCCTTCCTCGACGCGGCGAAAGACAAAAAATTCGGACGGAGCCTCAAAAGCGAAGACGACGTCCTGAGACTGATTCTTTACCAGCAGGGTTATAAGGAACTGCTCAAGTCCGGGGCCTCCGCCGAGAAGAAAAAAGCTTACGGCCTCCGGAATCCCGATTTCTTCGAGATCGTCCAGAACAGGAAGGATCCTGGAGCGAAGGCGCTTGAAAAGGAGCTCAAAAAGCTGATCGTTTTCCGAACGAACGCGCTGACGGCCATCCGCAAGGAACGCATCGACAACAGCCTGCTCGGGAAAACGGGCCGCGCCCTAGAACCCGTCTCGCGGTACGCCGGCTTCAACTGGCGCGTCAACGTCGCCGTGCTGAGCACTCTGGCGGCAAAGGAAAACAGCGTCTCTACCCTGGGCGCCCTTTATATCAAAGAATCGGGCGACGACGGCCCGAAAAACGCCGACACGCTGGAACAGCGCATGAAGCGTCAGGAAGAAAAACTTACGCCCCTGCACGCCATGGCCCTGATGCTCTTTATGGTCCTCTGTCCGCCCTGCCTGCCCACGATCATGGCTATTCGCGTGCAGACCGGCTCCACTAAATGGATGCTCTTCGCGTTTTTCGTGCCGCTCGTCCTCGGGCTGCTCGCCGCCGTGCTCGTTTTTTCCGGCGGCTCCGCCCTCGGCCTGACCGGATTTCAGGCGATGTGGATCTTCTACCTGATCCCGCTGACCCTGACGATCCTGCTGGGGCTGATCAAAACCAAGAGGACCTATTGA
- a CDS encoding FeoA family protein, translated as MFPLSLAPLNVDLKIVNPGGDARMSKRLESLGLSEGSILTLLQERDGDVIVRPAGGASSLALDQNVAARLMVTVNDS; from the coding sequence ATGTTCCCTCTCTCTTTGGCGCCGCTGAACGTCGATCTGAAAATCGTCAATCCCGGCGGCGACGCAAGAATGTCCAAGCGCCTCGAAAGCCTGGGATTGAGCGAAGGCAGCATCCTCACCCTTCTGCAGGAACGGGACGGCGACGTCATCGTCCGGCCGGCGGGAGGCGCGAGCAGCCTGGCGCTGGACCAAAACGTCGCCGCGCGCCTGATGGTGACCGTGAACGACTCGTAA
- a CDS encoding M55 family metallopeptidase — MRIFISADMEGATGVTSIAQCDSRRPEYAFGCRMQQRDVLAAVRGALDGGADEVIVNDAHSHMTNLDIGEWPKGARLTSGSPKTLGMMEGFDECDGIFFLCYHAMAGTRCAVLDHTIDPNVVYSVKLNGLEVGEIGINAAAASGKKIPVALVTGDDAACREARALWGDTAVTAAVKKARGRLAATCLGPEETYKIIYDAAIKAAQLVRGKKAPVLDFAPSWIAEIAFLKTAQCDVAATLPFVERLDGRRVRFGGSDSVEMRRCVSAVLDLAGTAPF; from the coding sequence ATGAGAATTTTTATCAGCGCCGACATGGAAGGCGCCACGGGCGTCACGTCCATCGCGCAGTGCGACAGCCGCCGTCCGGAATACGCTTTCGGCTGCAGGATGCAGCAGCGCGACGTGCTCGCGGCGGTGCGCGGCGCGCTGGACGGCGGCGCCGACGAGGTGATCGTCAACGACGCTCACAGTCACATGACCAATCTGGACATCGGCGAGTGGCCGAAGGGGGCGCGGCTGACCAGCGGCTCGCCCAAAACGCTGGGCATGATGGAAGGCTTCGACGAGTGCGACGGCATCTTCTTCCTCTGTTACCACGCCATGGCCGGCACGCGGTGCGCGGTGCTGGATCACACCATCGATCCGAACGTGGTTTACAGCGTGAAACTGAACGGCCTTGAAGTGGGCGAGATCGGGATCAACGCCGCGGCCGCTTCCGGCAAAAAAATCCCCGTGGCGTTGGTGACCGGCGACGACGCCGCCTGCCGCGAAGCCCGCGCCCTGTGGGGCGACACAGCCGTCACCGCCGCGGTGAAAAAGGCTCGCGGCCGCCTGGCCGCGACCTGCCTGGGACCGGAAGAGACTTACAAGATCATTTACGACGCGGCCATCAAGGCGGCGCAGCTGGTGCGCGGCAAAAAAGCGCCCGTGCTGGACTTCGCTCCGTCCTGGATCGCCGAGATCGCTTTTCTCAAGACCGCTCAATGCGATGTCGCCGCAACGCTGCCGTTCGTCGAGCGCCTCGACGGCCGCCGCGTCCGCTTCGGCGGCTCCGACTCCGTGGAAATGCGCCGCTGCGTCAGCGCCGTGCTCGATCTGGCGGGGACCGCGCCATTCTAA
- a CDS encoding DUF1667 domain-containing protein, with the protein MSERREYTCIVCPNGCPLQVETSGGEKAKLVSVTGNLCPRGARWAKQEVEDPRRTIATNVLVEGGTLPVASVRTLDAVPLKDIMAVRESLKGIVLHAPVRAGDIVADHPAGVPCRVAVTRHVPRKG; encoded by the coding sequence GTGAGCGAACGCCGCGAATATACTTGTATCGTCTGTCCCAATGGCTGTCCTCTGCAAGTCGAGACGAGCGGCGGCGAAAAAGCGAAGCTTGTTTCGGTGACGGGCAATCTGTGTCCGCGCGGCGCCAGATGGGCGAAGCAGGAAGTGGAGGACCCGCGCCGTACCATTGCCACGAACGTGCTGGTGGAGGGCGGCACGCTGCCCGTGGCGAGCGTGCGCACGCTTGATGCCGTCCCGTTGAAGGACATCATGGCCGTGCGCGAAAGCCTGAAAGGAATCGTGCTCCATGCGCCGGTCCGGGCGGGCGACATCGTGGCCGATCATCCGGCCGGAGTCCCTTGCCGCGTCGCCGTCACGCGCCATGTGCCTCGCAAGGGCTGA
- the nikR gene encoding nickel-responsive transcriptional regulator NikR, whose translation MHREKEPLIRFGVAVPENLLQSFDKRLENAGLPNRSEALRQLIREYVSRDTWQKGSGQVYGTITLTYNHHSNDVTARLTGLQHDFGDIIVCTTHVHADHDHCLETVIVRGDVESVKEFIASLRALKAVSSVNPVIAVLV comes from the coding sequence ATGCACCGTGAAAAAGAACCGCTGATCCGTTTCGGCGTCGCCGTTCCGGAGAACCTTCTGCAGAGTTTTGACAAGCGCCTCGAGAACGCCGGCCTGCCCAACCGCTCGGAGGCGCTGCGCCAGCTGATCCGCGAGTATGTCAGCCGCGACACCTGGCAGAAAGGATCGGGGCAAGTCTACGGCACGATCACGCTCACCTACAATCATCACAGCAACGACGTGACGGCGCGCCTTACCGGCCTTCAGCACGATTTCGGCGACATCATCGTGTGCACCACCCACGTCCACGCCGATCATGATCATTGTCTCGAGACTGTCATCGTCCGCGGCGACGTGGAAAGCGTGAAGGAATTCATCGCCTCGCTGCGCGCGCTCAAGGCCGTCAGCTCGGTCAATCCGGTGATCGCCGTCCTGGTCTGA
- a CDS encoding NAD(P)/FAD-dependent oxidoreductase has product MIGERHCGVAVIGGGPAGLAAAISACEAGCRDVVLVERDRLLGGILNQCIHDGFGLHRFGEAMTGPEYAQRDIDRFGELGLEAMTESMVLELSKERELLVSRRGEMVRLRADAVVLAMGCRERPRGALSIPGTRPAGIYTAGAAQNLVNLENLMPGKKICILGSGDIGLIMARRMTLEGAGVEAVFELLPYSSGLPRNIQQCLNDYGIPLYLSTTVTDIVGDDRLEAVQVSRVDEKRRPIPGTERIFECDTLLLSVGLIPENELTRMAGIEMNPATGGAAVDDDFMTSVPGIFSCGNVLHVHDLVDWVSLEAAEAGARAAAYALGRSPCRESIVVRPGAGVRYTTPSRISGEKDVSIAFRLVSPDRDRCLVVSADGREILREKRVRLHPAVMEHLGVRAADLKGCCSLEVSVQ; this is encoded by the coding sequence GTGATCGGGGAAAGACACTGCGGCGTCGCCGTGATCGGCGGCGGTCCCGCCGGCCTGGCGGCGGCCATCTCGGCCTGCGAGGCCGGTTGCCGCGACGTGGTACTGGTCGAGCGCGACCGGCTCTTGGGCGGTATTCTCAATCAGTGTATCCATGACGGTTTCGGCCTGCATCGTTTCGGCGAGGCCATGACCGGTCCCGAGTACGCCCAGCGCGACATCGACCGCTTCGGCGAATTGGGGCTCGAGGCCATGACCGAGTCGATGGTATTGGAACTTTCGAAGGAGCGCGAGCTGCTCGTCAGCCGTCGCGGCGAGATGGTCCGACTCAGAGCGGACGCCGTCGTGCTGGCCATGGGGTGCCGCGAGCGCCCGCGCGGCGCTCTGTCGATCCCCGGCACGCGTCCGGCGGGCATTTACACGGCCGGGGCCGCGCAGAATCTTGTCAATCTCGAAAACCTGATGCCCGGCAAAAAGATCTGCATCCTCGGCTCCGGCGACATCGGCCTGATCATGGCACGCCGCATGACCTTGGAGGGAGCCGGCGTCGAGGCGGTTTTCGAACTGCTGCCCTACTCAAGCGGCCTGCCGCGCAACATCCAGCAATGTCTGAACGATTACGGCATTCCCCTTTATCTGAGCACGACCGTGACCGATATCGTCGGCGACGACCGCCTCGAAGCCGTGCAGGTGTCGCGGGTGGACGAAAAACGCCGCCCCATCCCCGGTACGGAGCGAATTTTCGAGTGCGATACTCTGTTGCTGTCCGTCGGGCTGATCCCCGAAAACGAACTGACGCGCATGGCCGGCATCGAAATGAATCCTGCGACCGGCGGTGCGGCGGTGGATGACGACTTTATGACCAGCGTCCCCGGCATTTTCTCGTGCGGCAACGTGCTGCACGTGCACGATCTGGTGGATTGGGTCTCTCTGGAGGCGGCCGAAGCGGGGGCCCGCGCGGCGGCTTATGCTCTCGGACGATCTCCTTGCAGAGAGAGCATCGTCGTTCGTCCCGGCGCCGGCGTGCGTTACACTACGCCTTCGCGGATCAGCGGCGAAAAAGACGTGTCCATTGCGTTCCGTCTCGTTTCTCCCGATCGTGACCGCTGTCTCGTCGTGAGCGCCGATGGCCGTGAGATCCTGCGCGAAAAACGGGTGCGCCTTCATCCGGCCGTGATGGAACATCTCGGAGTCAGGGCCGCTGATCTGAAGGGCTGCTGCAGTTTGGAGGTGTCGGTGCAGTGA
- the fumC gene encoding class II fumarate hydratase — MDSRIERDSMGEIAVPAERHWGAQTQRSYENFRIGTETMPRGIIEAFLILKKAAAAANGRLGALDAETAAAIMHAADELLAGGRWDEFPLKVWQTGSGTQSNMNVNEVIAHLASEHLGRKIHPNDHVNRSQSSNDTFPTALHVAAVLTVEKGVLPALEKMRECLRAKSERYMDLVKIGRTHLQDATPLTLGQEIGGWARMLERCQAMIMTAVEFMKDLALGGTAVGTGLNAPEQFGRFAAQEIGDITGVDFRTAPNKFHSLTSRDEIVALHGALKALAADLMKIANDVRWLASGPRCGLGELKIPANEPGSSIMPGKVNPTQCEAVTMVAVQVMGNDAAVGFAASQGNFELNVFLPVIAYNFLQSCRLLGDAMNSFTDHCLAGLEADEARIAENLSRSLMLVTALAPKIGYDKAAEIAKKADREGTTLREAALALGYLSAKEFDATVRPELMVGRPVRAAEPPAAKSAEKE; from the coding sequence ATGGATTCCCGCATCGAAAGAGACAGCATGGGCGAGATCGCCGTCCCCGCCGAGCGTCACTGGGGCGCGCAGACGCAGCGCAGCTACGAGAACTTCCGCATCGGCACGGAGACGATGCCGCGCGGGATCATCGAAGCCTTCCTGATCCTCAAGAAAGCCGCCGCCGCGGCCAACGGCCGCCTTGGCGCGCTCGACGCCGAAACCGCCGCGGCGATCATGCACGCCGCCGACGAGCTGCTGGCCGGCGGCCGCTGGGACGAATTCCCGCTCAAGGTCTGGCAGACGGGCAGCGGCACCCAGAGCAACATGAACGTCAACGAAGTGATCGCCCATCTTGCTTCCGAGCATTTGGGGCGGAAGATCCATCCCAACGACCACGTCAACCGCAGCCAGAGCAGCAACGACACGTTTCCCACGGCGCTGCACGTCGCCGCCGTGCTGACCGTGGAAAAGGGAGTGCTTCCCGCGCTGGAAAAGATGCGCGAGTGTTTGCGGGCCAAGTCGGAACGATACATGGATCTGGTCAAGATCGGCCGCACGCACCTGCAGGACGCCACGCCGCTGACGCTGGGACAGGAGATCGGCGGCTGGGCGCGCATGCTCGAACGCTGCCAGGCCATGATCATGACCGCCGTCGAGTTCATGAAGGATCTGGCCCTCGGCGGTACGGCCGTGGGCACCGGCCTGAACGCGCCCGAACAGTTCGGCAGATTCGCGGCGCAGGAGATCGGCGACATCACCGGCGTGGATTTCCGCACCGCGCCCAACAAGTTCCACTCGCTCACCAGCCGCGACGAGATCGTGGCGCTGCACGGCGCGCTCAAGGCGCTGGCCGCCGATCTGATGAAGATCGCCAACGACGTGCGCTGGCTCGCTTCCGGCCCGCGCTGCGGCCTCGGCGAGCTGAAGATCCCCGCGAACGAGCCGGGAAGTTCGATCATGCCCGGCAAGGTCAATCCCACCCAGTGCGAGGCCGTGACCATGGTGGCCGTGCAGGTGATGGGCAACGACGCGGCCGTGGGCTTCGCGGCGTCGCAGGGCAACTTCGAGCTGAACGTGTTTCTGCCCGTGATCGCTTACAACTTTTTGCAAAGCTGCCGCCTGCTCGGCGACGCGATGAACTCCTTCACCGACCATTGCCTGGCCGGACTGGAGGCCGACGAGGCGCGCATCGCCGAGAACCTGAGCCGCAGCCTGATGCTGGTCACGGCGCTGGCGCCGAAGATCGGCTACGACAAGGCCGCCGAGATCGCCAAAAAAGCCGACCGCGAAGGCACGACGCTGCGCGAAGCGGCGCTGGCGCTTGGGTACCTGTCGGCCAAGGAATTCGACGCGACCGTCCGCCCCGAACTGATGGTCGGCCGCCCCGTGAGGGCTGCGGAGCCTCCCGCCGCGAAATCGGCGGAAAAGGAGTAG